The Primulina eburnea isolate SZY01 chromosome 8, ASM2296580v1, whole genome shotgun sequence genome contains a region encoding:
- the LOC140838041 gene encoding uncharacterized protein: MGSTKNQREAAGGHKKNRTGRLAEKASSFHGRGGEVVAEMLPRPMTVPELFSGARTGGNKADEMVMRGRPSKLTKFLLNVTVQRSLGPVQVLISLEATVEDLIAAALCQYAKEARRPILSSDASAFDLHYSQFSLESLDRAAKIQELGSRNFFLCPKMAAVESAGGAVMTSGSSYTIEAGLDRKKAMPWLKFMDFLP; the protein is encoded by the exons ATGGGGTCAACGAAGAATCAGCGGGAAGCTGCAGGAGGCCACAAGAAGAACAGGACAGGGAGATTGGCGGAGAAAGCTTCGTCGTTTCACGGCAGAGGTGGCGAGGTAGTTGCGGAGATGCTTCCCAGGCCGATGACGGTGCCGGAATTGTTTTCCGGTGCGAGGACTGGTGGAAACAAGGCTGATGAGATGGTGATGAGAGGAAGGCCGTCGAAGCTGACGAAGTTTCTGTTAAACGTGACGGTGCAGAGGAGTCTAGGCCCAGTGCAGGTGTTGATCTCACTGGAGGCCACGGTGGAGGATTTGATCGCGGCGGCGCTGTGCCAGTATGCGAAAGAAGCACGGCGGCCGATTCTTTCGTCCGATGCTTCAGCCTTTGACCTCCATTACTCACAGTTTAGCTTAGAAA GTTTAGATCGGGCGGCGAAGATACAGGAATTGGGATCAAGAAACTTCTTCCTCTGTCCAAAAATGGCGGCGGTGGAGAGTGCAGGCGGCGCTGTAATGACGTCAGGTTCGAGCTATACAATTGAAGCCGGTCTGGATAGGAAAAAGGCGATGCCATGGCTCAAATTCATGGATTTTTTGCCGTAA
- the LOC140839997 gene encoding uncharacterized protein, whose amino-acid sequence MASEPAPPPDVLVSSTSPNVTSFALSSDLNPLDHHPTTANEPIAPKVPNNPPKRQRRPSVRLGEIGGDPPLDYHRRRSAKAWRFHKDPSFAAKTSKTRPLTNLINGGDLNFQDFPGPSENFVDFTYRKPKSNKPTKRVRTNWNKFDSTTIANGGGREGAIIETSNAFQEETYHNDNNEELEDFEMKGSESPLLKDHSPVNSAENMGIDYWDHQRRGGGVRVSETNGVLHEEVNSPEQQRNEGNIGAREWLTGLGLGRYVPVFEIHEVDDEVLPMLTLEDLKDMGINAVGSRRKIYSAILKLRK is encoded by the coding sequence ATGGCATCGGAGCCAGCGCCGCCTCCGGATGTCCTAGTTTCTTCCACCTCTCCGAACGTCACCTCTTTCGCCTTGTCTTCAGACCTTAATCCATTGGACCACCATCCCACCACCGCCAACGAGCCCATCGCTCCCAAAGTCCCAAATAATCCCCCCAAGCGGCAGCGCCGCCCCAGCGTTCGCCTGGGGGAGATAGGCGGCGACCCACCTTTAGATTATCACCGCCGCCGATCCGCCAAAGCCTGGCGATTTcacaaagacccatctttcgcGGCCAAAACCTCCAAAACTCGCCCCCTAACCAACCTCATTAACGGCGGCGACCTTAATTTCCAAGATTTCCCTGGGCCCTCCGAGAATTTTGTTGACTTCACGTACCGCAAGCCGAAAAGCAATAAACCCACCAAAAGGGTTCGCACGAATTGGAATAAATTCGACTCTACCACCATTGCCAATGGCGGTGGCAGAGAGGGGGCAATAATTGAAACCTCAAATGCTTTTCAAGAAGAAACTTACCACAACGATAATAACGAAGAGTTGGAAGATTTCGAGATGAAGGGCTCGGAGAGTCCTTTGTTAAAAGATCATAGTCCAGTCAATTCTGCGGAGAATATGGGAATCGACTATTGGGATCACCAGAGGAGAGGCGGCGGAGTTCGAGTTTCAGAGACCAATGGAGTACTTCACGAGGAGGTTAACTCACCGGAGCAGCAGCGTAACGAAGGGAATATCGGGGCCCGAGAGTGGTTAACTGGACTGGGTTTGGGGAGATATGTGCCGGTATTCGAAATACACGAGGTGGATGATGAGGTTTTGCCAATGTTAACGTTAGAGGATCTCAAAGATATGGGGATAAATGCCGTAGGTTCCCGGAGGAAAATATACTCCGCAATCCTCAAACTGCGGAAATGA